A DNA window from Streptomyces canus contains the following coding sequences:
- a CDS encoding GNAT family N-acetyltransferase yields MRSMSSDTDITIHRPEELGTSLRKAWHRAMDESPEYANPFLAPEFAAGIGRHRRGGARVAVLHQRGEAVGFLPYERGSFGVGRAIGLGLSDCQGLVHRPGVTWDTRALLKACRLSVFEFDHLVEEQTPFAPYVTGTFASPVIDLKVGSDSYPEWLRGAYPGLAKTTLKKERRLTRDLGEMRFVFDERDPRALRTLMRWKSAQYRRTGRMDRFARPWIVNLVEDLFQVREEHFTGILSVVYAGDRPVAAHFGPTSRTVFAPWFTAYDPELRYYSPGLIMHLRMAEAAGRRGARLMDMGRGDKEWKDWLKTRELRVAEGFATRPHPVATAHRLWRRPVRGLRNTVNAHPALREPADRLLKTVGTLRTSGHRSDSDSAGPLAS; encoded by the coding sequence ATGCGATCCATGAGCAGTGACACGGACATAACGATCCACAGACCCGAAGAGCTCGGCACCTCGCTCCGCAAGGCCTGGCACCGAGCGATGGACGAGTCGCCCGAGTACGCCAACCCGTTCCTGGCACCGGAGTTCGCGGCCGGGATCGGCAGACACCGCCGCGGCGGCGCCCGGGTGGCGGTGCTGCACCAGCGCGGAGAGGCCGTGGGCTTCCTCCCGTACGAACGGGGTTCCTTCGGCGTCGGCCGTGCCATCGGACTCGGACTCTCCGACTGCCAGGGACTCGTGCACCGCCCCGGGGTCACCTGGGACACCCGGGCGCTGCTGAAGGCGTGCCGGCTCTCCGTGTTCGAGTTCGACCACCTCGTCGAGGAGCAGACACCTTTCGCCCCCTATGTCACCGGGACGTTCGCCTCCCCGGTGATCGATCTCAAGGTCGGCAGCGACAGTTACCCGGAGTGGCTGCGCGGCGCGTACCCGGGACTCGCCAAGACCACCCTCAAGAAGGAGCGCCGGCTCACGCGCGACCTGGGTGAGATGCGGTTCGTGTTCGACGAGCGCGATCCGAGGGCGCTGCGCACACTGATGCGGTGGAAGTCCGCCCAGTACCGCCGGACGGGCCGGATGGACCGGTTCGCGCGGCCGTGGATCGTGAACCTGGTGGAGGACCTCTTCCAGGTCCGCGAGGAGCACTTCACCGGGATCCTTTCGGTGGTGTACGCCGGCGACCGGCCGGTGGCCGCCCACTTCGGACCGACCTCGCGCACGGTGTTCGCCCCCTGGTTCACCGCGTACGACCCCGAGCTGCGCTACTACTCCCCCGGCCTGATCATGCATCTGCGGATGGCCGAGGCGGCAGGCCGGCGGGGGGCGCGGCTCATGGACATGGGGCGCGGCGACAAGGAGTGGAAGGACTGGCTCAAGACCCGGGAGCTGCGGGTGGCGGAAGGCTTCGCCACCCGTCCCCATCCGGTCGCGACGGCACACCGTCTGTGGCGCCGGCCCGTGCGGGGTCTGCGCAACACGGTCAACGCCCACCCGGCCCTGCGCGAGCCCGCCGACCGTCTCCTGAAGACCGTCGGCACCCTGCGCACCTCCGGGCACCGCTCGGACTCCGACAGCGCGGGACCGCTGGCGAGCTGA